One segment of Dolichospermum sp. DET69 DNA contains the following:
- a CDS encoding N-acetyltransferase, which yields MIIRHASETDLPAIVAIYNASVPGRMATADLEPVTVESRLTWFNGRVPSKFPLWVIETEGVIAGWLSFQSFYGRPAYYSTAEISIYISPDFQGRGLGKQLLEKAIQESPNLGLKTLVSFIFAHNQPSLKLFAWFGFQAWGNLPKIADLDGVERDLMILGLRVM from the coding sequence ATGATCATCCGCCATGCCTCAGAAACTGACTTACCCGCTATTGTCGCCATTTATAACGCTTCTGTTCCTGGCCGCATGGCCACTGCTGATTTAGAACCTGTGACTGTGGAAAGCCGTTTGACTTGGTTTAATGGACGAGTTCCCTCAAAATTCCCTTTGTGGGTAATAGAAACCGAGGGGGTAATTGCTGGCTGGTTAAGTTTTCAATCATTCTACGGTAGACCAGCTTACTATTCTACAGCGGAAATTAGTATTTACATTTCTCCAGATTTTCAAGGACGTGGTTTGGGAAAACAACTTTTAGAAAAAGCAATTCAGGAAAGTCCCAATTTAGGTTTAAAGACTTTAGTTAGTTTTATTTTCGCTCACAATCAACCCAGTTTAAAGTTATTTGCTTGGTTCGGTTTTCAAGCTTGGGGAAATTTACCGAAAATTGCTGATTTGGACGGTGTGGAACGGGATTTGATGATTTTGGGTTTGCGTGTGATGTAG
- a CDS encoding nucleotidyltransferase family protein, with amino-acid sequence MTESNIAIIILAAGASTRMGSPKQLLSYQGESLVNHTIKNAIASVCNPIIVVLGANAENIRSEIREASVRIVENPDWHLGMSSSIRCGIISLANCYPTIDAVVITVFDQPFLSAEIINHLVATYHSTKKPIIACEYADTLGVPVLFSQIFFSELAILSEDVGAKKLIKNHYHEVFSIPFPLGAIDIDTPEDYQQIEKNSQ; translated from the coding sequence ATGACTGAATCAAATATTGCTATTATTATTCTAGCCGCAGGGGCATCAACCCGCATGGGTTCACCAAAACAACTTTTATCCTATCAGGGAGAAAGTTTAGTTAATCATACAATTAAAAATGCGATCGCTTCGGTGTGCAACCCTATAATAGTAGTATTAGGAGCAAATGCAGAAAATATCCGTTCTGAAATTAGGGAAGCTAGTGTGAGAATAGTTGAAAATCCAGATTGGCATTTGGGAATGAGTTCATCAATTCGCTGCGGAATTATCTCACTTGCAAATTGTTATCCTACCATAGATGCAGTAGTTATTACTGTTTTTGATCAACCGTTTCTTTCTGCGGAAATTATCAATCATTTAGTCGCAACATACCATTCTACAAAGAAACCCATCATTGCTTGTGAATACGCAGATACATTAGGTGTGCCTGTTTTATTTAGTCAGATTTTTTTCTCGGAATTAGCAATTTTGAGTGAGGATGTAGGCGCAAAAAAATTAATTAAAAACCACTATCACGAAGTTTTTAGTATTCCCTTTCCTTTGGGTGCAATTGATATTGATACACCTGAAGATTACCAACAAATTGAGAAAAATTCCCAATAA
- a CDS encoding XdhC family protein gives MKEINSIITEFVNSQHNSEKVFLATVVNVQGSTYRQPGARMLMTSSGKIVGTISGGCLENDVCEHTRLMADGQIKVVTYDTSADEDIIWGFGLGCNGVVDVLIEHLVEDDLVNPLTFIHQCFCNQQPGIIATVFAVAGTINVQVGARLILNYDGAVNSNIVESALTQVLIKDAQLALKNQNSSFHKYQLLSGEVNVFMELIKPPPNLIIFGAGRDAIPVANFAKALGWQVKIIDCRAIETSKERFIMADEVMLTRREILYQQISINEYTFAVIMTHNYFDDLEILKLLIPSNLKYLGCLGSKQRTERLLTDLQKDGEEFTSKQLQKLYAPVGMDIGAETPEAIALSIVAEIQAILKNRNGGFLKDRTEPIHYRNQAGEIKINQSPVLSEK, from the coding sequence ATGAAAGAGATAAATTCTATTATTACAGAATTTGTAAATAGTCAACACAATAGTGAAAAGGTATTTTTAGCAACAGTTGTCAATGTTCAAGGTTCTACCTATCGTCAACCAGGGGCGCGGATGCTGATGACATCATCAGGTAAAATAGTAGGAACAATTAGCGGTGGCTGTCTAGAAAACGATGTATGTGAGCATACTCGCTTAATGGCAGATGGACAGATAAAAGTTGTTACTTATGACACTAGTGCTGATGAAGATATTATTTGGGGTTTTGGTTTGGGTTGTAATGGTGTGGTAGATGTTCTGATTGAGCATCTTGTTGAAGATGATCTAGTTAATCCCTTAACTTTTATTCATCAATGTTTTTGCAATCAGCAACCAGGAATTATTGCTACTGTTTTCGCTGTTGCAGGGACAATAAATGTTCAGGTAGGAGCGCGGTTAATCCTCAATTATGATGGTGCTGTAAATAGTAATATTGTTGAATCTGCTTTAACTCAAGTCTTAATTAAAGATGCACAATTAGCATTAAAAAATCAAAATTCAAGTTTTCATAAATATCAACTTTTATCAGGTGAAGTTAATGTTTTTATGGAGTTGATTAAACCACCACCAAACTTAATTATTTTTGGTGCTGGACGTGACGCTATTCCAGTAGCCAACTTTGCAAAAGCATTAGGTTGGCAGGTAAAAATTATTGATTGTCGAGCCATAGAAACAAGTAAAGAACGGTTTATTATGGCTGATGAAGTTATGCTCACACGTCGAGAAATTTTATATCAACAAATATCTATTAATGAATATACTTTTGCGGTAATAATGACTCATAATTACTTTGATGATTTAGAAATTTTGAAATTACTAATACCATCTAATCTCAAATATTTAGGTTGTTTGGGTTCAAAGCAGCGAACTGAAAGATTACTCACAGATTTACAGAAAGATGGTGAAGAATTTACTTCTAAACAATTACAAAAGTTATATGCTCCTGTGGGTATGGATATTGGTGCAGAAACACCAGAAGCAATAGCATTATCCATTGTTGCAGAAATTCAAGCTATACTTAAAAACCGTAATGGTGGGTTTTTAAAAGACCGGACTGAACCAATTCACTACCGAAATCAAGCCGGAGAAATTAAAATTAATCAAAGTCCAGTGTTATCAGAAAAATGA